ACCTTGGCGAGCCCGGCGTCCTTGCGCGCGATGATCGCCCCGAGCACCGCCGTGGCCACGCCCGTGACCTTGAGCGGCACGCCGTCCTCGAACGCCTTGGCGGCGAGCGCGAACGACATGTCGATCGCGTCCACGTTCTTCGAGGCGAGCTGGTTCAGGAGCGGGCCCGGCGCGCCCGCGACGACGGAGTACTCGGCCTGCCAGCCGTGCTTCGCCAGCAGGTCCTCCTTGTGGATGATCTCCGTGGCCGCCCAGCCGAGCTGGAGGTAGGCCAGCCGCACCTTGCCCTTGCCCTGGGCGCGGAGCAGCGCCGGCGCGCCGAGGACCGCCGCGCCCGCCGTGAGGAAGTCGCGGCGCCTCATGCCTTGATCTTCGGCACGCCGCGGAGCGCTTCCTCGATCTTCTCCGCCGGGTACTCGTAGTCCTGGAGCTTGCCGGCGAGGTAGGCCTCGTAGGCGCCGAGATCGAAGTGGCCGTGGCCGGAGAGGTTGAAGAGGATCGTCTGCCGCTTGCCCTCCTTCTTGCAGCGCACCGCCTCGTCGATGACCACCCGGATCGCGTGAGCCGACTCGGGCGCCGGGATGATCCCCTCGGTGCGCGCGAACTGGACGGCCGCCTGGAAGGTGGAGATCTGCGCCACCGCGACGGCCTCGATCACGCCCTCGTCGTAGAGCTTGCAGACGAGCGGGGCCATGCCGTGGTAGCGGAGCCCGCCGGCGTGGAGCGGCGCCGGGACGAAGCCGTGGCCGAGCGTGTGCATCTTGACGAGCGGCGTGAGCCCCACGGTGTCGCCGAAGTCGTAGACGTACTTGCCCTTGGTGAGGCTCGGGCACGCGGTGGGCTCGACGGCGATGATCCGGAGCTTCTTCTTCTTGCCCGAGAGCTTGTCCGACGCGAAGGGGAACGAGAGGCCGGAGAAGTTGGAGCCGCCGCCGGCGCAGCCGATGACGATGTCGGCCTCGTCGTCGGCCTTCTCGAGCTGCTTCTTCGCCTCGAGGCCGATGACCGTCTGGTGCATGAGGACGTGGTTCAGCACGCTGCCGAGCGAGTACTTGGTGTCGTCGCGCGTCGCGGCGTCCTCGACGGCCTCGCTGATCGCGATGCCGAGGCTCCCCGGGGAGTTCGGGTCCTGCTGGAGGATCTTCTTGCCCGCCTGCGTGTCCGGGCTCGGGCTCGGCACGACCTGAGCGCCCCAGGTCTCCATCATGATGCGCCGG
Above is a genomic segment from Candidatus Methylomirabilota bacterium containing:
- a CDS encoding TrpB-like pyridoxal phosphate-dependent enzyme, which translates into the protein MAARASEKNRTKFLLDEKDIPSKWYNIQADLKTPAPPVLHPGTGKPIGPQDLAPLFPMELIKQEVGQERWVAIPDGIRDIYRLWRPSPLYRARRLEKALGTPARIYYKYEGVSPAGSHKPNTAVAQAYYNKKEGVTRIATETGAGQWGSALAMACNFFGLQCKVYMVKVSYQQKPYRRIMMETWGAQVVPSPSPDTQAGKKILQQDPNSPGSLGIAISEAVEDAATRDDTKYSLGSVLNHVLMHQTVIGLEAKKQLEKADDEADIVIGCAGGGSNFSGLSFPFASDKLSGKKKKLRIIAVEPTACPSLTKGKYVYDFGDTVGLTPLVKMHTLGHGFVPAPLHAGGLRYHGMAPLVCKLYDEGVIEAVAVAQISTFQAAVQFARTEGIIPAPESAHAIRVVIDEAVRCKKEGKRQTILFNLSGHGHFDLGAYEAYLAGKLQDYEYPAEKIEEALRGVPKIKA